A section of the Primulina eburnea isolate SZY01 chromosome 1, ASM2296580v1, whole genome shotgun sequence genome encodes:
- the LOC140825563 gene encoding uncharacterized protein isoform X1 — MKKDKGVVIANPSWENHRREDGEDSEQRKEIEPSEVLPFSTRNASSKYDFVKVKVWLGDNADHYYVLSRFLLSRMLTVTKIPNHVAIKIALELKKLLIDNSLLDVSQSDLEANLFKLMERRGFGQEYINRYKMMTRFHHQRVPLVILVCGTACVGKSTIATQLAQRLNLPNVLQTDMVYELLRTATDAPLMSSPVWARDFGSSEELITEFCRECRIVRKGLAGDLKKAMKDGKPIIIEGIHLDPSIYLMDDENKSPTKSPAINKEKGSEKCKNGIPAQNNHSDPPFGNQPEKNSCAQVGSSGETEFAVDMISGALKSVDISGNAPNDEGGTVKESDAIEALPNKKDKAGAEPIIIPIILKMAEFDHKALLEEWISTRSIEKYPIQDKSTLVSNLKTLQDYLCSFRSQGLTVVNISATTFPQTLDWLHNHLLQCIEQGIPSTSSGSGGQTVEN, encoded by the exons atGAAGAAAGACAAAGGAGTGGTAATCGCAAACCCTAGCTGGGAGAATCATCGGCGAGAGGATGGAGAAGATTCGGAGCAGCGGAAGGAAATTGAACCGTCTGAAGTTCTTCCATTCTCCACTCGCAACGCGTCTTCCAAATACGATTTTGTTAAG GTTAAAGTGTGGTTGGGTGATAATGCCGATCACTATTACGTGCTCTCTCGATTTTTGCTTAGCAGAATGTTGACTGTAACTAAG ATTCCAAATCACGTGGCTATTAAAATTGCTCTCGAACTGAAAAAGCTTCTTATAGACAACAGCCTTCTTGACGT CTCACAGTCGGACCTGGAAGCTAATTTATTTAAG CTTATGGAGCGTCGAGGTTTTGGGCAAGAGTACATAAACAGATATAAAATGATGACAAG ATTTCACCATCAAAGAGTGCCACTGGTTATTCTTGTATGTGGCACCGCATGTGTTGGAAAGTCTACCATTGCTACTCAACTTGCCCAAAGACTGAACCTGCCAAATGTTTTGCAG ACAGACATGGTGTATGAGTTACTACGGACAGCAACAGA TGCACCATTAATGTCTTCCCCTGTATGGGCACGAGACTTCGGTTCATCTGAGGAATTAATAACTGAATTCTGTAGAGAATGCCGAATTGTTCGTAAAG GTTTGGCTGGTGATTTGAAGAAAGCAATGAAGGATGGAAAACCAATCATAATCGAG GGAATACATTTGGATCCTAGCATATACTTAATGGATGATGAAAATAAATCACCAACAAAGTCTCCAGCCATAAACAAAGAGAAGGGTTCAGAAAAATGTAAAAATGGAATCCCAGCTCAGAATAATCATAGCGATCCTCCATTTGGTAATCAACCCGAAAAAAATTCCTGTGCCCAGGTTGGTAGTTCAGGGGAAACAGAATTTGCCGTGGATATGATTTCAGGTGCTCTAAAATCTGTGGATATAAGTGGAAACGCTCCCAATGATGAAG GTGGAACTGTAAAAGAATCTGATGCAATTGAGGCTCTTCCTAACAAAAAGGACAAGGCTGGCGCTGAACCCATAATTATCCCCATAATTCTAAAGATGGCTGAATTTGATCACAAG GCATTGCTGGAGGAGTGGATATCTACTCGGAGCATTGAAAAATATCCTATTCAG GACAAGAGTACGCTAGTTAGCAACTTAAAAACACTCCAGGATTATCTCTGTTCATTTAGGTCACAG GGCTTAACAGTTGTTAACATATCAGCGACAACCTTCCCTCAAACACTGGATTGGCTACATAATCATCTTCTTCAG TGTATCGAGCAAGGTATACCATCTACTTCCAGTGGGAGTGGTGGTCAGACAGTGGAAAATTAG
- the LOC140825563 gene encoding uncharacterized protein isoform X2, with amino-acid sequence MKKDKGVVIANPSWENHRREDGEDSEQRKEIEPSEVLPFSTRNASSKYDFVKVKVWLGDNADHYYVLSRFLLSRMLTVTKIPNHVAIKIALELKKLLIDNSLLDVSQSDLEANLFKLMERRGFGQEYINRYKMMTRFHHQRVPLVILVCGTACVGKSTIATQLAQRLNLPNVLQTDMVYELLRTATDAPLMSSPVWARDFGSSEELITEFCRECRIVRKGLAGDLKKAMKDGKPIIIEGIHLDPSIYLMDDENKSPTKSPAINKEKGSEKCKNGIPAQNNHSDPPFGNQPEKNSCAQVGSSGETEFAVDMISGALKSVDISGNAPNDEGGTVKESDAIEALPNKKDKAGAEPIIIPIILKMAEFDHKALLEEWISTRSIEKYPIQDKSTLVSNLKTLQDYLCSFRSQGLSGCKDIQDIPSFMVLFESCERNLPNNC; translated from the exons atGAAGAAAGACAAAGGAGTGGTAATCGCAAACCCTAGCTGGGAGAATCATCGGCGAGAGGATGGAGAAGATTCGGAGCAGCGGAAGGAAATTGAACCGTCTGAAGTTCTTCCATTCTCCACTCGCAACGCGTCTTCCAAATACGATTTTGTTAAG GTTAAAGTGTGGTTGGGTGATAATGCCGATCACTATTACGTGCTCTCTCGATTTTTGCTTAGCAGAATGTTGACTGTAACTAAG ATTCCAAATCACGTGGCTATTAAAATTGCTCTCGAACTGAAAAAGCTTCTTATAGACAACAGCCTTCTTGACGT CTCACAGTCGGACCTGGAAGCTAATTTATTTAAG CTTATGGAGCGTCGAGGTTTTGGGCAAGAGTACATAAACAGATATAAAATGATGACAAG ATTTCACCATCAAAGAGTGCCACTGGTTATTCTTGTATGTGGCACCGCATGTGTTGGAAAGTCTACCATTGCTACTCAACTTGCCCAAAGACTGAACCTGCCAAATGTTTTGCAG ACAGACATGGTGTATGAGTTACTACGGACAGCAACAGA TGCACCATTAATGTCTTCCCCTGTATGGGCACGAGACTTCGGTTCATCTGAGGAATTAATAACTGAATTCTGTAGAGAATGCCGAATTGTTCGTAAAG GTTTGGCTGGTGATTTGAAGAAAGCAATGAAGGATGGAAAACCAATCATAATCGAG GGAATACATTTGGATCCTAGCATATACTTAATGGATGATGAAAATAAATCACCAACAAAGTCTCCAGCCATAAACAAAGAGAAGGGTTCAGAAAAATGTAAAAATGGAATCCCAGCTCAGAATAATCATAGCGATCCTCCATTTGGTAATCAACCCGAAAAAAATTCCTGTGCCCAGGTTGGTAGTTCAGGGGAAACAGAATTTGCCGTGGATATGATTTCAGGTGCTCTAAAATCTGTGGATATAAGTGGAAACGCTCCCAATGATGAAG GTGGAACTGTAAAAGAATCTGATGCAATTGAGGCTCTTCCTAACAAAAAGGACAAGGCTGGCGCTGAACCCATAATTATCCCCATAATTCTAAAGATGGCTGAATTTGATCACAAG GCATTGCTGGAGGAGTGGATATCTACTCGGAGCATTGAAAAATATCCTATTCAG GACAAGAGTACGCTAGTTAGCAACTTAAAAACACTCCAGGATTATCTCTGTTCATTTAGGTCACAG GGTCTATCCGGCTGTAAAGATATCCAGGATATTCCTTCCTTTATGGTACTTTTCGAAAGTTGTGAAAGAAATTTGCCAAATAATTGCTAG
- the LOC140810880 gene encoding NADPH-dependent aldo-keto reductase, chloroplastic-like, protein MRDNYQVLNNGMAIPTIGMGTYSPENDRRTTENAVKMAIKMGYCHFDTAQIYGSEPALGNALNKAISNGLVEREELFVTSKLWGSNHHDPVSALGQTLNNLGMEYVDMFLVHWPVRLKPWVLNPLPNEEDFDQLDLETTWEGMERCLELGLCRGIGVSNFSCTKIERLLDYASVIPAVNQVEMHPMWRQSKLREFCKDYNIHVSAYSALGGPGNYWGSTAVVQNPIIQSIANKHHATPAQVALRWGLSKGVSVIAKSFSKERLKENIGSLDLELEDDDLLEIEQMEQWKIMRGEYYVNQTTSPYRTIQDLWDGEI, encoded by the exons ATGAGAGACAATTATCAGGTATTGAATAATGGAATGGCCATACCAACAATTGGAATGGGGACTTACTCCCCCGAAAATGATAGAAGAACCACTGAAAATGCTGTCAAAATGGCCATCAAG ATGGGATACTGCCATTTTGACACTGCTCAAATTTACGGCTCGGAACCGGCCTTGGGAAATGCCTTGAACAAAGCAATCTCCAATGGTCTTGTTGAAAGAGAGGAACTTTTTGTCACATCTAAACTGTGGGGAAGTAATCACCACGACCCTGTTTCAGCCCTTGGACAAACTTTAAA CAATCTTGGGATGGAATATGTAGATATGTTCTTGGTGCATTGGCCTGTGAGATTGAAGCCATGGGTTCTCAACCCTTTACCAAATGAAGAAGATTTTGATCAACTAGACCTTGAGACAACTTGGGAAGGAATGGAAAGATGTCTGGAATTGGGTTTGTGTAGAGGAATTGGTGTAAGCAATTTCTCTTGCACAAAGATAGAGAGGCTCTTGGATTATGCATCAGTCATTCCTGCTGTCAATCAG GTGGAAATGCATCCTATGTGGAGGCAAAGTAAACTGAGGGAATTTTGCAAGGATTACAATATCCATGTAAGTGCATATTCAGCCCTTGGTGGACCAGGCAATTATTGGGGTTCAACAGCAGTGGTTCAAAATCCCATTATTCAATCCATTGCAAATAAACACCATGCGACCCCAGCTCAG GTTGCTCTGAGATGGGGATTGTCTAAGGGAGTAAGCGTAATCGCAAAGAGTTTCAGCAAAGAAAGGTTGAAGGAGAATATAGGATCCCTTGATCTCGAACTAGAAGACGATGATTTACTTGAAATAGAACAGATGGAGCAATGGAAAATAATGAGGGGGGAGTATTATGTCAATCAAACAACAAGCCCGTACAGGACCATACAAGATTTATGGGATGGTGAGATTTGA
- the LOC140810890 gene encoding probable aquaporin TIP5-1, with product MASLRSRLQHSITPIALRSYLAEFISTFIFVFAAIGSTMASGRMMDAAPDSSSLVANAVATAFALSVAVYISANISGGHVNPAVTFGMAIGGHISVPMTIFYWIVQMLGSIMACLLLKTITISQHVPVHGIAEEMTGFGAAILEGVMTFALVYTVYAASDPKKGPIGAIGPLAIGLIAGANVLASGPFTGGSMNPACSFGAAVVGGHFKNHAVYWVGPLIGAAIAGILYDNVVFPVAVPPELRGMAEGLGGV from the exons ATGGCGTCACTCAGATCCCGCTTGCAACACTCGATCACTCCCATTGCTCTAAGATCATATTTGGCGGAGTTCATCTCAACTTTCATCTTCGTTTTCGCCGCCATCGGCTCAACCATGGCTTCCG GGCGGATGATGGATGCAGCGCCGGATTCTTCCAGCCTGGTTGCCAATGCGGTGGCTACTGCCTTTGCATTATCGGTGGCAGTGTATATCTCCGCCAACATCTCCGGCGGGCACGTGAATCCGGCCGTCACCTTCGGTATGGCGATTGGAGGACACATTTCGGTTCCCATGACTATATTTTACTGGATTGTTCAAATGCTTGGCTCTATCATGGCATGCCTTTTGCTGAAAACCATCACCATTAGCCAG CATGTTCCGGTGCATGGAATCGCGGAAGAGATGACAGGATTCGGCGCAGCCATACTCGAAGGTGTGATGACATTTGCATTGGTGTACACAGTCTACGCTGCTTCTGACCCGAAGAAGGGTCCGATCGGAGCGATAGGGCCACTGGCAATCGGACTCATAGCCGGAGCCAATGTACTCGCATCCGGGCCATTCACAGGAGGGTCGATGAACCCTGCATGTTCTTTCGGCGCAGCCGTTGTAGGAGGGCATTTCAAGAACCATGCGGTCTACTGGGTCGGGCCTTTGATCGGAGCCGCCATCGCTGGGATTCTGTACGATAATGTAGTGTTCCCTGTCGCCGTGCCGCCCGAGTTAAGGGGCATGGCTGAAGGTCTTGGTGGGGTTTGA